Proteins encoded by one window of Geobacter sp. DSM 9736:
- a CDS encoding efflux RND transporter permease subunit: MSRFFIDRPIFAWVIAIAIMLAGLLAIKALPVSQYPPIAPPQISINAVYPGASARTVQDTVTQVIEQKMNGIDNLLYMSSTSDSAGAVTINLTFKAGTDPNIAQVQVQNKLQLATPLLPQVVQRQGVQVVKSTRNFLIIVGIASEDGSMNRHQLSDYMVSNIQDVISRVQGVGEVTVFGSQNAMRIWLNPDKLNNFRLTPNDVILALQAQNAQVSAGQFGGSPSAPGQQLNATISARTLLQTPEQFDAIVLRTNSDGSTVKLRDVAKSEVGTENYDILARYKGQPVAAMALRLAAGANALDTAERVKAKMAELEKSFPAGVKVVYPYDTTPFVKISIEEVLKTLMEAVFLVFIIMFLFLQNIRATLIPTIAVPVVLLGTMGVLLASGFSINTLTMFALVIVIGLLVDDAIVVVENVERIMSEEGLSPREATIKSMGQITSALVGIATVLTAVFVPMAFFGGSTGVIYRQFSITIVSAMILSVFVALILTPALCATLLKPVPKGHMPGEYGWFKGFFRWFNKVFDFCRMKYEGIVGRSFNKPVRYLLIYGGIVAVMVVLFLRLPTAFLPDEDQGFIICQVQLPAGATQERTLKVIEQIEEHFLTNEKKTVDSLITVAGFSFAGRGQNMGLAFIKLKDWKLRQTPDLKAPAVAGRAMGAFSKIKDGMAFAFSPPAVVELGQANGFDFQLQDRGGVGHDKLMEARNQLLGMASQNKALIAVRPNGQDDTPQFKLEIDDVRAGAQGVSLADINSVLTTAWGSSYVNDFIENGRVKRVYLQADAKYRMVPEDIGKWYVRNNRGEMVPFSSFATARWEYSSPRLERYNGIPSRQIMGQAAPGVSTGDAMREMEQMAAKLPPGIGYEWTGLSYEEKQAGKQAPALYAISLLVVFLAVAALYESWTIPFVNLLMLPLGLVGAVTAVSLRVLPNDIYLQIGLLTTVGLSTKNAILIIQFIKDQLHQGHELVEATLMAVKIRLRPVIMTSLAFFFGTLPLALTKGAGAGAQNAIGTAVTGGLLSATFIDLIFIPFFFVMVSRIFAKKKAPVAATNAPEVH; this comes from the coding sequence ATGTCCAGGTTTTTCATAGACAGGCCCATATTTGCCTGGGTCATCGCCATCGCCATCATGCTTGCGGGACTCCTGGCGATCAAGGCGCTCCCGGTATCCCAATACCCGCCCATCGCGCCTCCCCAGATTTCCATAAATGCCGTCTATCCGGGTGCATCCGCCCGGACCGTTCAGGATACGGTCACCCAGGTGATCGAGCAGAAGATGAACGGGATAGACAACCTGCTCTACATGTCCTCCACCAGCGATTCGGCGGGGGCCGTCACCATCAACCTGACCTTCAAGGCCGGCACTGACCCGAATATCGCCCAGGTCCAGGTGCAGAACAAGCTGCAGCTGGCGACGCCGCTCCTGCCGCAGGTCGTACAGCGGCAAGGGGTGCAGGTGGTGAAATCCACCCGTAACTTCCTGATAATCGTCGGCATCGCTTCGGAAGACGGCTCCATGAACCGCCACCAGCTGAGCGATTACATGGTGTCCAACATCCAGGACGTCATCAGCCGGGTCCAGGGGGTAGGCGAGGTCACGGTCTTCGGCTCGCAGAACGCCATGCGCATCTGGCTGAACCCGGACAAGCTCAATAACTTCAGGCTGACCCCCAATGACGTTATCCTCGCGCTTCAGGCACAGAATGCGCAGGTTTCCGCCGGCCAGTTCGGGGGAAGTCCTTCCGCTCCGGGCCAGCAGTTGAACGCCACCATCAGCGCACGTACGCTGCTGCAGACACCCGAGCAGTTCGACGCAATCGTCCTTCGCACCAACAGTGACGGCTCAACCGTAAAGCTGCGCGATGTTGCCAAAAGCGAGGTCGGCACGGAAAATTACGATATCCTCGCTAGATACAAGGGCCAGCCTGTCGCGGCCATGGCTCTTCGACTGGCGGCGGGGGCCAATGCGCTTGATACCGCCGAGCGGGTCAAGGCGAAGATGGCGGAGCTGGAAAAATCATTCCCTGCCGGAGTGAAGGTTGTCTACCCTTACGATACGACTCCCTTCGTAAAGATCTCCATCGAGGAGGTCCTGAAAACGCTCATGGAGGCGGTCTTCCTCGTCTTCATCATCATGTTCCTGTTCCTCCAGAACATCCGGGCGACATTGATTCCGACCATCGCCGTACCGGTGGTTCTGCTGGGGACGATGGGGGTCCTGCTGGCCAGCGGCTTCTCCATCAACACCCTTACCATGTTCGCGCTGGTCATCGTCATAGGCCTGCTCGTTGATGACGCCATTGTAGTCGTGGAGAACGTGGAGCGGATCATGTCCGAGGAGGGGCTTTCGCCCCGGGAGGCAACCATCAAGTCGATGGGTCAGATCACCAGCGCTCTCGTCGGGATCGCCACGGTTCTGACGGCGGTCTTCGTGCCGATGGCCTTCTTCGGCGGTTCCACGGGGGTCATCTACCGGCAGTTCTCCATCACAATCGTTTCGGCGATGATCCTGTCAGTGTTCGTGGCCCTTATCCTCACTCCAGCACTCTGCGCGACCCTGCTCAAGCCGGTGCCGAAGGGGCACATGCCCGGCGAGTACGGGTGGTTCAAGGGGTTTTTCCGGTGGTTCAACAAGGTTTTCGATTTCTGCAGGATGAAGTACGAGGGGATCGTCGGCCGGTCATTCAATAAACCCGTGCGCTATCTCCTTATATACGGAGGAATCGTGGCGGTGATGGTCGTGCTCTTCCTCCGGTTGCCGACCGCCTTCCTCCCGGACGAGGACCAGGGTTTCATCATCTGCCAGGTCCAGCTGCCGGCCGGCGCGACCCAGGAACGGACCCTCAAAGTCATAGAGCAGATCGAGGAGCACTTCCTGACGAACGAGAAGAAGACGGTGGATTCACTCATCACCGTAGCGGGCTTCAGCTTTGCCGGCCGGGGGCAGAACATGGGTCTTGCCTTCATCAAGCTGAAGGACTGGAAGCTTCGGCAGACCCCGGATCTTAAGGCACCTGCAGTCGCCGGACGCGCAATGGGCGCGTTCTCCAAGATCAAGGACGGAATGGCCTTCGCCTTCTCTCCCCCGGCGGTTGTCGAATTGGGACAGGCGAACGGTTTCGACTTCCAGCTGCAGGACCGCGGAGGCGTCGGGCACGACAAGCTGATGGAGGCGCGCAACCAGCTGCTGGGCATGGCGTCCCAGAACAAGGCTCTCATCGCCGTCCGCCCCAACGGACAGGACGACACACCGCAGTTCAAGCTCGAAATCGACGATGTGCGTGCCGGCGCACAGGGGGTCTCGCTGGCGGACATCAACAGCGTGCTCACCACTGCCTGGGGGAGCTCCTACGTCAACGACTTCATCGAGAACGGGCGGGTCAAGAGGGTTTATCTCCAGGCGGACGCAAAATACCGCATGGTACCGGAAGACATCGGCAAGTGGTATGTCCGCAACAATCGCGGAGAGATGGTACCCTTCTCCTCCTTCGCCACAGCCCGCTGGGAATACAGCTCGCCCCGACTGGAAAGGTACAACGGCATTCCGTCGAGGCAGATCATGGGGCAGGCGGCGCCGGGGGTAAGCACCGGGGACGCGATGAGGGAGATGGAACAGATGGCAGCGAAGCTTCCCCCCGGCATCGGCTACGAATGGACGGGCCTCTCCTATGAGGAGAAGCAGGCGGGAAAGCAGGCTCCCGCGCTCTACGCGATTTCGCTTCTGGTCGTATTCCTTGCGGTGGCGGCCCTGTACGAAAGCTGGACGATCCCATTCGTCAACCTGCTGATGCTGCCGCTCGGTCTCGTCGGAGCGGTCACCGCCGTGAGCCTGCGGGTGCTTCCCAACGACATATATCTCCAGATCGGCCTTCTTACCACCGTTGGACTTTCAACCAAGAACGCGATCCTTATCATCCAGTTCATAAAGGACCAGCTGCATCAGGGGCATGAACTGGTGGAGGCGACCCTGATGGCGGTGAAGATCCGGCTGCGTCCAGTCATAATGACGTCGCTGGCTTTCTTCTTCGGCACACTGCCGCTGGCCCTCACCAAGGGGGCGGGCGCCGGCGCCCAGAACGCAATCGGCACGGCGGTAACCGGAGGTCTCCTCTCTGCGACCTTCATCGACCTGATCTTCATTCCATTCTTCTTCGTGATGGTCTCCCGTATTTTCGCAAAAAAGAAGGCACCGGTTGCTGCAACCAATGCCCCGGAGGTGCATTGA